One part of the Parabacteroides distasonis ATCC 8503 genome encodes these proteins:
- a CDS encoding DUF2851 family protein, with protein MERLLHYVWKYKLYASTPLTTTEGLPIAVIDPGIQNTDAGPDFFNAKVKIDGTVWAGSVEIHEKASDWLLHHHDSDKAYDSVILHVTGVNDASICRMNGEPIPQLILSVPEPVRKNIDWLLVREVPVPCLERIQDVDSVHLASWMDALLGERLERKTEDIYRLLDQYQEDWNEVFYILLTRSFGFGVNSDAFEWLAKSLPLRYIQKQRASESQVEAMLFGQAGMLSEEGSCHYYRLLRREYEFLRHKFGLKPLDDSLFKSLRIRPTNFPHVKLAQLAAIWHRYDTLFSMILSASSPKEIKDYFRIQPSDYWKNHYHFQYASVEKDKMIGENALNILLINTVVPLLFAYGGRNKLPEYCLRATRLLESIPPERNHIVTAFARSGIEVHNAGDTQSLIQLKREYCEKRKCLYCRIGFRLLKRSVNPPP; from the coding sequence ATGGAACGTTTATTACACTATGTTTGGAAATACAAACTCTATGCGAGTACTCCATTGACTACCACCGAGGGGCTTCCTATCGCTGTTATCGATCCCGGAATACAAAACACCGACGCCGGTCCCGACTTCTTCAACGCCAAGGTAAAAATCGACGGCACGGTATGGGCGGGAAGCGTGGAGATCCACGAAAAAGCTTCCGATTGGTTGCTGCATCATCATGATTCAGATAAGGCATATGACTCCGTTATCTTGCATGTAACGGGTGTGAATGACGCATCTATCTGCCGGATGAACGGTGAGCCTATTCCTCAATTGATATTATCCGTTCCGGAACCTGTCCGGAAAAATATCGATTGGTTATTGGTAAGAGAGGTGCCCGTCCCCTGCCTCGAGCGGATTCAAGATGTGGACTCCGTACATCTGGCCTCATGGATGGATGCCTTGCTCGGTGAGCGGCTGGAACGAAAGACAGAGGATATATACCGTCTGTTGGATCAGTATCAAGAGGATTGGAACGAGGTGTTCTATATCCTATTAACCCGTAGTTTCGGCTTTGGCGTGAATAGCGACGCTTTCGAGTGGTTGGCGAAAAGCCTCCCCCTGCGATATATCCAAAAGCAAAGGGCTAGCGAGTCGCAAGTAGAGGCGATGCTTTTCGGACAAGCGGGTATGCTCTCGGAAGAGGGCTCCTGCCATTACTACCGTCTGCTGAGGCGGGAATATGAGTTTCTCCGCCATAAGTTCGGGCTCAAGCCTTTGGATGACTCCTTGTTCAAAAGCCTCCGTATCCGTCCGACCAACTTCCCGCATGTGAAGTTGGCGCAACTGGCCGCTATCTGGCATCGGTACGATACGTTATTCTCGATGATCCTGTCCGCTTCTTCTCCTAAAGAGATCAAGGATTATTTCCGTATCCAACCCTCGGATTATTGGAAGAATCATTATCATTTCCAATACGCCTCGGTGGAAAAAGATAAAATGATCGGGGAGAATGCCTTGAATATCCTGTTAATAAATACGGTAGTCCCTCTGCTATTCGCTTACGGCGGTCGAAATAAACTTCCTGAGTATTGCCTGCGTGCGACCCGCCTCTTGGAGAGTATCCCGCCGGAACGCAATCATATCGTAACCGCTTTCGCTCGATCCGGTATCGAAGTCCATAACGCTGGTGATACGCAATCACTCATCCAGTTAAAACGAGAATATTGCGAGAAGCGAAAGTGTTTGTATTGCCGGATTGGGTTCAGGTTGCTGAAACGGAGTGTTAATCCTCCTCCTTGA
- a CDS encoding Ig-like domain-containing protein, with protein sequence MEDKYVRNSLRFFIGVLLLVVLYSCANIASPNGGPYDEAPPKFVSSTPLPGQINYKGKKVEIIFDELIQIDKPTENVIITPPQMEQPVIRANGRKAVIELMDTLKENTTYTIDFTNSISDNNEKNVLENYSFAFSTGESIDSMEVSGVLLNAENLEPMPGITIGVHTNLEDSAFTTIPFVRTSRTNDKGEFTIRNMAPGTYRIYALEDVMRSYKYSQPGQQIAFYDSLIVPAFELTTRQDTIWKDSLTIDTVMTVGYTHFMPDNIELRLFKEKVERQYMLKPERTDEKILTLRFNTSLDTIPVPVPLNFTPADSNWYFLQTAEEGKAVHYWLTDSLIWKQDTLQVEVNYLKSDSMNILRPQTDTVQFTMRRRPVEKKKKKKDDEPEPIEFLGMNVNASGSINLYDTVAVTFSEPVAGLTKDHFYLDQKVDTLWEAVDFDFFPDTTNSLNFFIKRPWKYGEEYRLEVDSATIFSAYGKWNDVYSGEFKIKKEDEYGHLYINIEGADTTAFVELLNSSDQPIRKVKVKDGGVLFMDLKPDKYYARLVLDVNDNGVWDTGNYADKRQPELVFYCPKIFNIMQNWQVEETWNIKATPMKRQKPIDITKNKPKELTKKKRDYKNEGTQSSSNRNSGVGGLRF encoded by the coding sequence ATGGAAGATAAATATGTGAGAAATAGTTTACGGTTCTTTATAGGGGTACTTCTGCTGGTCGTGCTGTATTCGTGCGCGAATATAGCCTCGCCGAACGGAGGGCCTTATGATGAGGCTCCGCCTAAGTTCGTAAGCAGTACGCCGTTGCCCGGCCAGATAAACTATAAGGGAAAGAAGGTGGAGATTATTTTTGATGAGTTGATCCAGATCGATAAGCCTACCGAGAACGTGATCATCACTCCACCCCAAATGGAGCAACCCGTTATCCGGGCGAACGGCCGGAAGGCGGTCATCGAGCTGATGGATACGTTGAAGGAGAATACGACCTATACGATAGACTTTACCAATTCGATCTCCGATAATAATGAGAAGAATGTATTGGAGAATTATTCCTTCGCGTTCTCTACCGGCGAATCCATTGATAGTATGGAGGTGTCCGGAGTTTTGCTGAACGCCGAGAATCTGGAGCCTATGCCGGGTATTACGATCGGCGTGCATACGAATCTGGAGGATTCCGCCTTTACGACGATCCCATTTGTCCGTACTTCCCGTACGAACGACAAGGGAGAGTTTACGATTCGTAATATGGCCCCCGGAACCTATCGGATCTATGCCTTGGAGGATGTGATGCGCTCCTACAAGTACAGCCAGCCCGGGCAGCAGATCGCTTTTTACGATTCCTTGATCGTCCCCGCGTTCGAGTTGACGACCCGTCAGGATACGATTTGGAAAGATAGCTTGACGATCGATACGGTGATGACAGTCGGTTATACCCATTTTATGCCGGACAATATCGAGTTGCGCCTGTTTAAGGAAAAAGTAGAGCGTCAATATATGTTGAAGCCGGAGCGTACGGATGAGAAAATACTAACCTTGCGTTTCAATACCTCCTTGGATACTATTCCGGTACCGGTTCCTTTGAATTTCACCCCGGCGGATAGCAATTGGTATTTCTTGCAGACAGCGGAGGAAGGAAAAGCCGTGCATTACTGGTTGACCGATTCTTTGATCTGGAAGCAAGATACGCTGCAAGTGGAGGTGAATTACCTGAAAAGCGATTCCATGAATATACTTCGTCCGCAGACCGATACGGTACAATTTACCATGCGTCGCCGTCCTGTGGAGAAGAAGAAAAAGAAAAAAGACGATGAGCCGGAACCCATCGAGTTTCTGGGAATGAACGTAAACGCTTCCGGTTCGATCAACCTGTATGATACGGTCGCTGTTACGTTTAGCGAACCGGTAGCGGGGTTAACGAAAGATCATTTCTATCTGGATCAGAAAGTGGATACGCTTTGGGAAGCCGTAGACTTCGATTTCTTTCCGGATACGACGAACTCTTTGAACTTCTTCATCAAGCGCCCGTGGAAGTATGGAGAGGAATACCGTTTGGAAGTAGACTCCGCCACGATATTCAGTGCCTATGGTAAATGGAACGATGTGTATAGCGGGGAATTCAAGATCAAGAAGGAAGATGAGTACGGGCATTTATATATCAATATTGAGGGAGCGGATACCACCGCTTTCGTGGAATTATTGAATAGCAGCGACCAGCCGATCCGTAAGGTGAAGGTAAAAGATGGCGGCGTGCTTTTCATGGACTTGAAACCGGATAAATATTATGCCCGTTTAGTATTAGACGTGAATGATAACGGTGTCTGGGATACCGGTAATTACGCCGATAAACGGCAGCCGGAACTTGTCTTCTATTGCCCGAAGATATTCAATATCATGCAGAACTGGCAAGTGGAGGAGACTTGGAATATCAAGGCTACACCGATGAAACGGCAGAAACCGATCGATATCACGAAGAATAAACCGAAAGAGCTAACGAAAAAGAAAAGAGATTACAAAAATGAGGGAACACAGTCTTCGTCCAATAGGAACAGCGGTGTGGGCGGCTTGCGCTTCTAA
- a CDS encoding WbqC family protein, which yields MRPVYIATAYLGPIQQYCKMLQYPEVRIETAENYVKQTYRNRCVIAAANGPLSLSIPIVKPDTLKCQTKDIRISDHGNWRHLHWNALVSAYNMSPFFEYYADDLAPFYEKKYEFLLDFNEELRRLVCDLLDMQPAVVYTEHYEPEVANDFRETIRPKHEGEDPAFRPEPYYQVFREKFGFLPNLSIADLLFNMGPEGLVTLRASITGSL from the coding sequence ATGCGACCTGTATATATAGCGACCGCCTATCTAGGCCCCATACAACAATATTGCAAGATGCTCCAATACCCGGAAGTCCGTATCGAGACCGCCGAGAATTACGTGAAGCAAACCTATCGTAACCGCTGCGTCATCGCCGCCGCGAACGGCCCGCTCTCCCTATCCATCCCCATCGTCAAGCCGGATACCTTGAAATGCCAGACCAAGGACATCCGTATCTCCGACCACGGAAACTGGCGGCACCTACACTGGAACGCCTTGGTGTCGGCCTACAATATGAGTCCGTTTTTCGAGTATTATGCCGATGACCTCGCTCCTTTCTACGAAAAGAAATACGAGTTCCTCCTCGACTTCAACGAGGAATTGCGCCGTCTGGTCTGTGACCTGTTGGATATGCAACCCGCAGTCGTCTACACCGAGCATTATGAACCGGAGGTAGCCAACGATTTCCGGGAAACGATCCGCCCGAAACACGAAGGGGAAGATCCCGCCTTCCGCCCGGAACCTTATTATCAAGTATTCCGGGAGAAATTCGGATTCCTCCCCAATCTGAGTATTGCTGATTTGCTGTTCAATATGGGCCCCGAAGGACTCGTTACGTTACGGGCATCGATTACCGGATCTCTTTAA
- the phnX gene encoding phosphonoacetaldehyde hydrolase, producing MKKISGVIMDWAGTAVDYGCFAPLNAFLKVFSEEKGIDITYRQAREPMGLLKIDHIKAILSMPEVNEKFRALYKRDWNKRDVDEMYTSFEKHLFASLKDFTTPIPGVLETMAMLREQGIKIGSTTGYTAKMMEIVRPGAEAKGYRVDNLVTPNEVPAGRPAPYMIYKNMIDLAIPSVDQVVKVGDTIADIKEGVNAKVWSVGIVTGSNEMGVSEEEYNSRPAEEWESLKKEVRERMLAAGAHFVLDTIAELPACIEKINNRDQA from the coding sequence ATGAAGAAGATTTCAGGTGTCATTATGGATTGGGCCGGTACGGCCGTGGATTATGGATGCTTCGCTCCGTTGAACGCTTTCCTCAAGGTATTCTCGGAAGAGAAAGGGATTGATATCACTTACCGGCAGGCCCGTGAGCCGATGGGTCTCTTGAAGATCGATCATATCAAGGCGATCTTGAGTATGCCGGAGGTGAACGAGAAGTTCCGTGCCTTGTATAAGAGGGACTGGAACAAGAGGGACGTGGATGAGATGTACACTAGTTTCGAGAAACATTTGTTCGCTTCCTTGAAGGATTTCACCACTCCGATACCGGGAGTCTTGGAGACGATGGCGATGCTTCGCGAGCAAGGTATAAAGATCGGCTCTACGACCGGGTACACGGCGAAGATGATGGAGATTGTCCGTCCCGGAGCCGAGGCCAAAGGATATAGGGTAGATAATCTGGTGACACCGAACGAGGTCCCGGCCGGTCGCCCCGCTCCGTATATGATCTATAAGAATATGATCGATTTGGCGATTCCTTCCGTAGATCAAGTGGTGAAGGTAGGAGATACGATCGCTGATATTAAGGAGGGCGTGAACGCCAAGGTATGGAGCGTCGGTATCGTGACCGGTAGCAACGAGATGGGCGTGAGCGAGGAGGAATATAACAGCCGTCCGGCGGAAGAATGGGAATCTCTGAAGAAAGAGGTGCGTGAGCGTATGTTGGCGGCGGGGGCTCATTTCGTCTTGGATACGATCGCCGAGCTGCCTGCTTGCATTGAGAAGATTAACAACAGGGATCAAGCCTGA
- the phnW gene encoding 2-aminoethylphosphonate--pyruvate transaminase: MRNYLLLTPGPLSTSQTVREAMLQDWCTWDKDYNEGIVTPIRKGLLAIAGLDGDAYTSVLLQGSGTYCVEATIGATVRPEDKLLILANGAYGKRMAQIADYYHINYVLVSLHETELVTGEVARRALEEHPGITHLSMVHSETTTGLLNPIEEVAEVIKGRGITFIVDAMSSFGGVPIDVKGLGIDFLVSSANKCIQGVPGFGFILAQKDKLMATKGNARSLSLDIYAQWEAMEKGGGKWRFTSPTHVVHAFYQAMKELNEEGGITARYKRYQENHRVLVEGMRGLGFKTLLSDNAQGPIITSFLYPSADFDFASFYVRLKEKGFVIYPGKISDADTFRIGNIGDIFPKDMEALIQAIKEIR; this comes from the coding sequence ATGAGAAACTATTTATTATTGACACCGGGTCCGTTGAGTACGTCGCAGACGGTACGTGAGGCCATGCTTCAGGATTGGTGTACGTGGGATAAGGATTATAACGAGGGTATCGTTACCCCGATCCGTAAAGGCTTGCTGGCGATAGCGGGACTGGACGGGGATGCGTACACCAGTGTCCTGCTGCAAGGTAGCGGAACGTATTGTGTGGAGGCTACGATCGGGGCCACCGTGCGTCCGGAGGATAAATTGTTGATCCTCGCTAATGGCGCTTATGGCAAACGTATGGCGCAGATCGCCGATTATTATCATATCAATTACGTACTGGTCTCTTTGCATGAGACGGAACTGGTAACCGGCGAGGTAGCCCGACGTGCCTTGGAGGAGCATCCCGGTATCACGCATCTCTCAATGGTACATAGCGAGACCACGACCGGTTTGTTGAATCCGATTGAGGAGGTAGCCGAGGTGATCAAGGGCCGGGGGATTACCTTTATCGTGGATGCGATGAGCAGCTTTGGCGGTGTCCCTATCGACGTGAAAGGTTTAGGTATCGACTTCTTGGTCAGTAGTGCGAACAAATGTATTCAAGGAGTTCCCGGCTTCGGCTTTATCCTCGCCCAAAAAGATAAATTGATGGCGACGAAGGGGAATGCCCGCTCGCTTTCCTTAGATATCTATGCCCAGTGGGAAGCGATGGAGAAAGGGGGAGGCAAATGGCGTTTCACGTCTCCGACGCACGTGGTTCACGCTTTCTACCAAGCGATGAAGGAATTGAACGAGGAAGGCGGTATCACGGCTCGTTATAAGAGATATCAAGAGAATCACCGAGTATTGGTGGAAGGTATGCGTGGATTGGGCTTTAAGACGTTACTGTCCGATAACGCGCAAGGACCTATTATCACTTCGTTCTTATATCCCTCTGCGGATTTCGATTTCGCCTCGTTCTACGTGCGGCTAAAGGAGAAAGGCTTCGTGATCTATCCGGGTAAGATCTCGGATGCGGATACATTCCGTATCGGTAATATCGGAGATATCTTCCCGAAAGATATGGAAGCCTTGATACAAGCGATTAAAGAGATCCGGTAA
- a CDS encoding PaaI family thioesterase — MTIHEFLQGDKFALLAGVELLETGNGYAKARMLIKPEHLNGGGVCQGGAIFTLADLAFAAATNSHARLTLSITSNINFFKAESKGYLYAEAKEAFSHKRLANCEVRITNEAEELIATFNGTGYRKDTELPFTPLV, encoded by the coding sequence ATGACAATCCATGAATTTCTTCAAGGCGATAAATTCGCCTTGCTTGCGGGCGTTGAATTATTAGAAACGGGCAACGGTTACGCCAAGGCGCGTATGCTCATCAAGCCCGAACATTTAAATGGTGGAGGCGTATGTCAAGGTGGGGCGATCTTCACGTTGGCGGATCTGGCTTTCGCCGCGGCGACTAATAGCCACGCACGCCTGACATTATCCATTACCTCAAACATCAATTTCTTTAAGGCGGAGAGTAAGGGATACTTATATGCGGAAGCGAAAGAAGCGTTCAGCCATAAGAGACTGGCGAATTGCGAAGTCCGTATCACCAATGAAGCCGAAGAATTAATCGCGACTTTTAATGGTACAGGTTACCGCAAAGACACGGAATTACCCTTCACTCCGTTGGTTTAA
- a CDS encoding S26 family signal peptidase gives MKKFTKKQWIKFSIAAVLYTLFAIWMQNLWLLLGLIVLVDIFLTHYIPWGAWKRSKNPAVRNVLEWVDDIVFALVAVYFINLFVFQNYQIPSSSLEKSLLVGDYLFVSKLSYGPRIPNTPISFPLVQNTLPIFNCKSYLDWPEWGYKRVKGLGHVKRNDIVVFNFPAGDTIAVKVQNPDYYSLVEEYGRERILLDKATFGEVMYRPVDKRENYVKRCIGMPGDTLQLIDNQVYIDGKPAENPKDMQFNYFIETDGSPITEEQFRLMDVSKDDRMLASSGGYYQNLLSYLGFTPNAKGQYNPVYRLPLTKKALAIAEKLPTVKKVIIEPETLGGPTYPVGYNTGWTRDNFGPLWIPKKGATIPLDERNLALYSRCIKNYENNTLEVKDGKVYINGKPETSYTFKYDYYWMMGDNRHNSADSRSWGFVPEDHIVGKPILVWLSLDKDRSLFDGGIRWNRLFRWVHPD, from the coding sequence ATGAAGAAGTTCACGAAAAAACAATGGATCAAGTTTAGTATAGCGGCCGTATTATACACGTTGTTCGCTATCTGGATGCAAAACTTATGGTTACTGCTGGGATTAATCGTCCTAGTCGATATATTCTTGACGCACTACATCCCTTGGGGAGCTTGGAAACGGTCTAAGAACCCGGCGGTACGCAACGTATTGGAATGGGTGGACGATATCGTATTCGCACTGGTAGCCGTTTATTTCATCAATTTGTTCGTCTTCCAGAACTATCAGATACCGAGTTCTTCCCTAGAGAAATCCTTGCTGGTAGGAGATTACCTGTTCGTCAGCAAATTAAGTTACGGCCCTCGCATTCCGAACACTCCGATCTCCTTCCCGTTGGTACAAAATACGTTGCCGATCTTTAACTGCAAATCGTATCTGGATTGGCCGGAATGGGGCTACAAACGGGTGAAAGGTTTGGGCCACGTGAAACGTAATGATATCGTAGTGTTCAACTTCCCCGCAGGCGACACGATCGCCGTGAAAGTGCAAAACCCGGATTACTACTCCTTGGTCGAGGAGTACGGACGGGAACGTATCTTATTGGATAAGGCCACGTTCGGCGAGGTAATGTACCGCCCGGTCGACAAACGGGAGAATTACGTGAAACGTTGTATCGGTATGCCGGGTGATACGCTCCAACTCATAGACAACCAAGTGTACATAGACGGTAAACCCGCCGAGAACCCGAAAGATATGCAGTTCAACTACTTCATCGAAACAGACGGTTCCCCGATCACAGAGGAGCAATTCCGTTTGATGGACGTAAGCAAGGATGACCGTATGCTGGCCTCCAGCGGCGGTTATTACCAAAACCTATTGTCATACCTAGGCTTTACGCCTAACGCGAAGGGACAGTACAACCCGGTATATCGCCTGCCACTCACGAAAAAGGCCTTGGCGATAGCGGAGAAGTTACCTACCGTGAAGAAGGTTATCATCGAGCCGGAGACGTTGGGCGGCCCTACCTATCCGGTCGGATACAATACTGGCTGGACCCGTGATAACTTCGGGCCGCTTTGGATCCCGAAGAAAGGGGCTACCATCCCGTTGGACGAACGTAATCTGGCGTTGTACAGCCGTTGTATCAAGAATTACGAGAACAACACCTTGGAAGTGAAGGACGGCAAGGTCTACATCAACGGCAAGCCCGAGACTTCCTATACGTTTAAATACGATTATTACTGGATGATGGGCGATAACCGCCATAATAGCGCAGATAGCCGCTCATGGGGTTTCGTACCCGAGGATCACATTGTCGGCAAGCCGATCTTGGTTTGGCTATCCTTGGACAAGGATCGCAGCCTGTTCGACGGTGGTATCCGTTGGAACCGCCTGTTCCGCTGGGTTCATCCGGATTAA
- the dapB gene encoding 4-hydroxy-tetrahydrodipicolinate reductase has protein sequence MKIALIGYGKMGKTIEQIAIQRGHQIVSIIDINNAEDIYSEAFKSADAAIEFTTPATAFNNYMKCFEVGVPVVSGTTGWLDRIGEIKEKCEKEGKTFFYASNFSIGVNIFFAMNKYLAKIMNNFPSYDVKMTEVHHIHKLDAPSGTAITLAEGILENIDRKDRWTLENAESVTDLPIHAIREGEVPGIHEITYESDVDTISIKHDAKSRAGFALGAVIAAEFTAGKKGFLGMNDLFKF, from the coding sequence ATGAAAATTGCACTTATAGGTTACGGGAAAATGGGCAAAACGATCGAGCAGATCGCCATCCAAAGAGGACATCAAATTGTTTCCATCATAGATATCAATAACGCTGAGGATATATATTCAGAAGCGTTCAAGAGCGCCGACGCGGCGATTGAGTTTACTACCCCGGCTACCGCTTTCAATAACTATATGAAATGTTTCGAGGTAGGCGTGCCGGTCGTATCGGGTACTACCGGATGGCTGGACCGTATCGGCGAGATCAAGGAGAAATGCGAGAAAGAGGGCAAAACCTTCTTCTACGCCTCCAACTTCAGCATCGGCGTAAATATCTTCTTCGCCATGAATAAGTATCTGGCGAAAATCATGAACAACTTCCCCTCCTACGACGTTAAGATGACGGAAGTCCACCATATCCACAAGCTGGACGCACCCAGTGGAACGGCTATCACGTTGGCCGAAGGTATCTTGGAAAACATCGATCGTAAAGACCGCTGGACCTTAGAGAACGCCGAGAGCGTGACCGACCTGCCGATCCACGCCATCCGTGAGGGTGAGGTTCCGGGTATCCACGAGATCACGTATGAGTCGGACGTAGATACGATCAGTATCAAGCATGATGCCAAGAGCCGTGCCGGATTTGCGCTAGGCGCCGTAATAGCGGCAGAGTTTACCGCCGGAAAGAAAGGTTTCCTAGGCATGAATGACTTATTCAAATTCTAA
- the lepB gene encoding signal peptidase I: protein MTIQRFLIVLMKWLAAFALASGIVMLIRLFCIESYRISTDSMEEALHKGDYILVNKIPGKNKPVRGKVVLFTSPLSRDSADAPLFISRCIGMPGDTIRVSMDGYTINGQKIPRSPRSLSSYFITLSAKETFLETLEKLDIPLRDFRQESFGCMLSLTAFEEYQLREELPDAINRHFIGEQMQEYMLIVPRKDRAYPLDAASLTACKEIILRETDGKASFRDGKLYLDGRETNFFFFRQDYYWVLSDNTNEAVDSRHLGFIPADHIVGNAWLCWYSPDKQRIFKPVH from the coding sequence ATGACAATCCAACGATTCCTGATAGTTCTCATGAAATGGCTGGCAGCTTTCGCGCTAGCCTCGGGGATCGTCATGCTCATACGCCTTTTCTGCATAGAGTCCTATCGCATCTCCACGGACTCTATGGAAGAGGCTTTGCATAAAGGGGATTATATCCTAGTCAATAAAATACCGGGGAAGAATAAGCCCGTCCGGGGCAAGGTCGTGCTTTTTACCAGTCCGCTCTCTCGAGATTCAGCGGATGCTCCCTTATTCATCAGCCGCTGCATCGGTATGCCGGGCGATACGATCCGGGTCAGCATGGACGGATATACGATAAACGGGCAGAAAATCCCCCGCTCTCCCCGCTCCCTCAGCTCCTATTTCATAACACTGAGCGCCAAGGAGACGTTCTTGGAGACGTTAGAGAAGTTGGACATCCCACTTAGGGATTTCAGGCAGGAAAGTTTTGGCTGCATGCTCAGCCTCACGGCTTTCGAGGAATATCAATTGAGGGAGGAATTGCCCGATGCCATAAACCGTCATTTTATCGGGGAACAAATGCAAGAATACATGTTGATCGTCCCCCGGAAAGACCGGGCTTACCCGCTGGACGCAGCCTCGCTCACCGCCTGCAAGGAGATCATCCTGCGGGAGACGGATGGCAAGGCTTCCTTCCGCGACGGAAAGTTATATCTGGACGGGCGGGAGACTAATTTCTTCTTTTTCCGACAAGACTACTATTGGGTACTGTCCGATAATACCAACGAGGCGGTAGATTCCCGCCATCTCGGTTTCATACCGGCCGACCATATCGTCGGCAACGCTTGGCTCTGCTGGTACAGCCCCGACAAACAACGAATCTTTAAACCCGTTCATTAA
- a CDS encoding DUF3108 domain-containing protein, protein MREHSLRPIGTAVWAACASKLYICVFFLCVASLTSLRAQTLPLSHGERVDYDLYFKWGLIMSKAGLATLSVKESEYQGAPSWHYNLLFRSAGVIEKVFRMRDTMDCHYSKEPRLLFSSKRTNEGDYYLVDNLQFEYQGSGRIDIHSHRHTLKETKIDTMLMAKGRVFDMLGATMYLRSLDWRTMSYGAEFPFMIAIGRELVNARFRYTGQQIVEHKEAKFRTRHFYIDIYDEAFSQAKEAAEVWIGDDENHIPVKIRAKLKIGAAEVYYKDSYNLRAPLTCRIVVQKK, encoded by the coding sequence ATGAGGGAACACAGTCTTCGTCCAATAGGAACAGCGGTGTGGGCGGCTTGCGCTTCTAAACTGTATATATGCGTTTTCTTTTTGTGTGTAGCGAGTCTTACGTCTTTGCGGGCACAAACGTTGCCGTTATCCCATGGGGAACGGGTGGATTACGATCTTTATTTCAAATGGGGGCTGATCATGTCGAAGGCCGGATTGGCTACCCTTTCCGTGAAAGAATCGGAATACCAAGGAGCGCCGTCATGGCATTATAACCTGTTGTTCCGCTCTGCCGGCGTGATCGAGAAAGTCTTCAGGATGCGTGATACGATGGATTGCCATTACTCAAAGGAGCCTCGGCTCTTGTTCAGCTCGAAGCGCACGAACGAGGGAGACTACTATCTGGTGGATAATCTCCAGTTTGAGTATCAAGGAAGCGGTAGGATCGATATCCACTCGCATCGCCATACATTAAAGGAGACGAAGATCGACACGATGCTAATGGCGAAAGGGCGTGTATTCGATATGCTGGGAGCTACGATGTATCTCCGTTCGCTGGATTGGCGGACGATGAGTTATGGTGCGGAGTTCCCTTTCATGATCGCTATCGGCCGGGAGCTCGTGAACGCTCGTTTCCGCTATACGGGACAACAGATCGTCGAGCATAAGGAGGCGAAATTCCGTACCCGTCATTTCTATATCGATATCTACGATGAGGCATTTTCCCAAGCCAAGGAAGCGGCGGAGGTTTGGATCGGTGATGACGAGAACCATATCCCGGTAAAGATCCGGGCGAAACTGAAGATCGGGGCGGCCGAGGTCTATTATAAAGACTCCTATAACCTGCGTGCCCCGCTTACTTGCCGTATCGTGGTGCAGAAGAAATGA